The sequence below is a genomic window from Flavobacterium lipolyticum.
CTCGATTCCACGGAAAGTTAATAATTCAGCGTTACGAACTACTGGTACCATTAATCCTTTTGGTCCTGAAACTGCGATTGAGATGTCGGCAAAATCGTAAGCAATTTTGTAGTCACCATCCATCATAGAGTTAACATCAGGGTATAATTCTAAAGCTCTTGTAACTGCTTTTGTAAAGAATGACATGAATCCTAAACCTAAACCACCATGTTTTGCTTTGAAAGCATCTTTGTATTCGTTACGAATTTGGTTGATTGGTGTCATGTTTACTTCGTTGAAAGTAGTAAGCATAGCTGTTTCGTTTTTAGCCGAAACTAATCTCTCTGCTACTTTACGACGCAACATAGATAATTTTGTACGCTCAGTTCCACGGCTTCCTCCTGTTGGAGTTCCCATTGAAGGTACAGCGTTTACAGCGTCATCTTTAGTGATTCTTCCACCTTTACCAGTTCCTGAAACTGAAGCCGGAGCAATGTTTTTCTCGTCTAATATTTTTCTTGCTGCCGGAGATGGAGTTCCTGCTGCGTAACTTGTTGCTGCCGGAGCCTGAACCGGAGCAGCTTTTGGTGCTTCAGCTTTTACTTCAGCTTTTGGTGCTTCTGCCTTTGGAGCTTCAGCAGCCGGCGCAGATCCTGATGGTTTAGCTGCGTCAGTATCGATTAAACAAACTACAGCACCTACCGCTACTGTATCACCTTCTTCCGCTTTAAGCGTAATAACTCCGCTCATTTCAGCAGGAAGTTCAAGAGTAGCTTTGTCTGAATCAACTTCAGCAATAGCCTGATCTTTTTCTACATAATCGCCGTCTTTTACTAACCAAGTTGCGATTTCAACTTCTTTTATAGATTCCCCTGGTGAAGGGACTTTCATTTCTAGAATCATCTTATTTCTTTGTTTAAAGTTTATTTTGTTTAAAGTTTCAGGTTTTGTAGGGGCCTGAAACTTTAAACTTGAAACATTGTTTTTTATCTGAATAAATTTTTATCGAATACCATTCTGATAGCATCGGCGTGACGACGTTTTGAACGTGTGTAACTTCCTGATGCCGGAGCAGAGTAAGCTTTCAATGAAGCTAATCTCCATTTCACAAGGTCAAAGTTCATCAACATAAAGCTGTAAGCTCCCATGTTTTTAGGCTCTTCCTGTGCCCAAACGTAATCGTCAGCATTTGGATATTGTGCGATGATTTCTTTGATTTGCTCTACAGGGAAAGGGAATAATTGCTCGATACGAACCACTGCAACATCATTTCTTCCGTTGTTTTCTCTTTCAGCGACAATGTCGTAGTAGAATTTACCGGTACAGAATACTAAAGATTTTACGTCTTTTTTGTTTACTGTAGTATCGTCGATTGTTTCCTGGAAGCTTCCGTTTGCTAATTCCTCAACAGTAGATACGCATCTTGGATCACGTAATAAACTTTTTGGAGAGAAAACTACCAATGGTTTACGGAATTTCGTTTTCATTTGTCTTCTGATCAAGTGGAAGAAGTTAGCCGGTGTTGTACAATCGGCAACATACATATT
It includes:
- the odhB gene encoding 2-oxoglutarate dehydrogenase complex dihydrolipoyllysine-residue succinyltransferase, whose translation is MILEMKVPSPGESIKEVEIATWLVKDGDYVEKDQAIAEVDSDKATLELPAEMSGVITLKAEEGDTVAVGAVVCLIDTDAAKPSGSAPAAEAPKAEAPKAEVKAEAPKAAPVQAPAATSYAAGTPSPAARKILDEKNIAPASVSGTGKGGRITKDDAVNAVPSMGTPTGGSRGTERTKLSMLRRKVAERLVSAKNETAMLTTFNEVNMTPINQIRNEYKDAFKAKHGGLGLGFMSFFTKAVTRALELYPDVNSMMDGDYKIAYDFADISIAVSGPKGLMVPVVRNAELLTFRGIEAEIKRLALRARDGQITVDDMTGGTFTITNGGVFGSMLSTPIINPPQSGILGMHNIIERPIAVNGKVEIHPMMYVALSYDHRIIDGRESVGFLVAVKEALENPLELLMNGDAKRALEL